The following nucleotide sequence is from cyanobiont of Ornithocercus magnificus.
GATTCGCGGTACATCTTACCTTTCTGTTTACAGATGCAGATATCAGACTAGTCTGATCAAAATATCAGTCAAGTTCAAGGTCAAGACTATATCTTACAGGCATTGCATATGATTAGGACAAGGACTCTTAGAGCCTAACAGTGCAGGCTGAATGCTACGCTGTTAGGGTTAGTAGAGTGATTGGATTCTATAGTGGGAGGCTACGAGCACCCAGTCACTGGCCCCAAACAGTTGGACTTGCTGTAATTCAGACTACAGATCCTGGTGAGGATTTATGACCATTGCGCCTTTAGGAACTGGCATCTCTGTTGCTATGTCAACAGTCTTTGCCGGCATGGACAAGGCTGATGCTCTTGCATTTGTCTCTCGAATGTTCGATGCTGCCACTGCTGGTGATGACATCTGGACTGACGATGAGATTATCGAGCGTTTTCTGCAACAATGCAGCCGTACCGGAAGTAGGGAGACTCGCGATGGCTATGCCCGTGAGCTTTACGCATTCCGTAGCTGGCTCAAGGCAAGGAGCCGCACTGCGGGTTTATCCTTAGTTACGCCGCAGGTAGCTGAGGACTGGGTGGCTTTTGAGCGCGCTGCTGTTGAGCGTGGCGATAGGCAACCACGCAGTTTCAACCGTCGCATTGCTGCAGTTTCAGCATTATTCCGCTGGGCTAGCGAACCTAAACGCTCTAGCAGCACTGGCATTGTTCGTTGTCCGCTGCCGCGCCGCCAGATGCTTGAGGTGGTCAAGCAGCCAAGGCCGCTAACTTATGCTGACCTGGATCGAATAATTGAAGCGATTACGCTAGCTGGTCATCAGCGTGACCTAGTGCTGGTCAAAGGAGCGTATCTAGTCGGATGTCGGGTCTCTGAGCTTGCTGCATTGAGGTGGCGAGATGTCGAGGCTGTAGGGGATGGTGGCCTGATACATTTAATTGGCAAAGGTAGTAAGCCACGCACTGTGCGAGTTAGTGACGCCACACTCAAATTATTTAACTCGATTCGACCTATAGGTATAGATGAACTGGCATGGGTATTTCCCTCAAGCCGCTGTGGCAAAGGTCATCTGACGCGCCAAGGAATAGGTAGCAGAGTACGTTATTGGGGTTATGTAGCTCTTGGAAATGGAACTAGAGTATGGCCACAAAGATTGAGAACTTCACATGCAACGCACGCAATCCGTAATGGGGTAGACATATTTACGCTGCAAGCGACTCTGGGTCATTCATCAACTTCAACAACGCAAGATTATGTTGCCGTGAGCCCAGATAACAGCAGTTCACTGAAACTAGGCTAATTAAGTCTTACGCATAATGCAAGACGTAATTAATAATTACTAGTATTTTAGAACAATCTGTTTCTTTTACCACTAGGTACCTAGCATAGTACTTGAGTTATTGTTTGTCGGAAGACTTTTCTTCTTTAATTAAGGTCTCTTACAAAAACTATAGGTTTCGCCTATGTATATGTAATAAACCTGGCCTGCGCTACCTATCTTCACGTGATATGGCTGATCCACAGAAAATCATTTAGAAGGGTACAAGCTCACAATTTGACCCATGTCCTTGCTGCCTCGTTGGGAAGTAATGAATGATGATGTCAAGGCAGTTGTTAAGCGCGCTACTTTCTCTGTTGCAGTGCTTCTACTTTCCTTATGGGTAATTAGGACACTTATTCCTTGGGTTATTATTACTTTAGCCGGTTATTGGGTTTATAAGTGGCTATCAAAGTCTAACTGAGAAGCTTTAGCAGGATCACATAT
It contains:
- a CDS encoding integrase — translated: MTIAPLGTGISVAMSTVFAGMDKADALAFVSRMFDAATAGDDIWTDDEIIERFLQQCSRTGSRETRDGYARELYAFRSWLKARSRTAGLSLVTPQVAEDWVAFERAAVERGDRQPRSFNRRIAAVSALFRWASEPKRSSSTGIVRCPLPRRQMLEVVKQPRPLTYADLDRIIEAITLAGHQRDLVLVKGAYLVGCRVSELAALRWRDVEAVGDGGLIHLIGKGSKPRTVRVSDATLKLFNSIRPIGIDELAWVFPSSRCGKGHLTRQGIGSRVRYWGYVALGNGTRVWPQRLRTSHATHAIRNGVDIFTLQATLGHSSTSTTQDYVAVSPDNSSSLKLG